The stretch of DNA TGATTCTCAATGTGCCCTCGCCTTGGCCTCGCTTAGCGAGAAAGTGAAAACTTCAATCCTTTGTTTCTTGGTCAGAATTCATCTGTTGACCCACAAACCTACAAAAATTGTTGAAATTAAGTAAAAGGAGTATAAATTGATCATTTCACTCGCAAAACTCATATTTACATAATAGTGGgaaattttaattgaataacttgCAAAATAAGTCACTAAATGTCTTAATTtaatatgtaattttactattttttgacACTTATCAATCTCTCATCATTTTTATCTTAAATTGAGTACTCTATTTCGTTTCTATTTGAAGATCCCAACTTTTGTAAGTGGCTTTGGTTTTGACTTTTGAGTAGTGAATTAGCACACCTTATGCTTAATTCACTCTTTAATAAATTTTGCttattcaaaaataataataattagacaTTAAAACTGAGATGTCCTATTGAACAATTTAACTATTTTATTAACCACAAAAAACATATACTATTAATCCCATTTTTAACATATATCTcattttacataaaataaacatatatctcatttttttcacggattaacatatatatatcaatattaaaaattaagatcaaatcaaatattttaggCCTCAAGTATTTACTACCTGTATCACACTATATTcaattatgtgtttttattttttattatgtatatatcaattatttcttattttttatattaatcttCTGATTCTCAGGAAAAAAATCGGGtcaatttgttgtttgttttagtTTACACATAATAATtggaatgtttatttttttaatatctttttgttttaaaaatccGGTGCCCTTTGTAACTTTGGAGACTTAATAATTCAAGTTTGGTAAAATCACAACGACGACCAAGCTTTCCCTtaagaaatttaattaattgaaatattcttttaataaatttataagcaATGTTTGTTTGTTGCAGATAATGGCTAGTTTGAGATTTTTCTGCACCACAAATATCTCAGCTGTCTCAACTCAACATAAAGGTTCTTTCTATTTTTCACTCTCTCTGTATATATCTATCTATGTATCTAACATATACTAATGAAATGAATGTGCTTAATTCCAGTCAAAAACAATAACAAGTGTGTTCTTCATCAGAAAGTCAAGAACCTCATCAACAACACTTTGGAACTTCCTTCCATTTCATCATCATCGACTACTCCAATTGAGTCTCTCCATAAAGGCAATTGGGTCAAGCTCATTTGTGGTGCAAGCTTTGAAGATGTTGTTGATATCAGAAATCTCAGTTTGGTTTACACTCTTGCTGGAggtaattattataatttatttgggAGTATTTGGTCCGtagatataaatggtgggtgacGCAGATGAATAAATATCttattagatttttatattgaaagTATATGTATATCTGGTGTATGAGGCCGACACATGTgattaaattcaattaattatttttattttgtcaaattattattgtttaggATCTGTTAGTGTTGTGTCTGGTGTTTGTGTCCGAGTATGTACTACATAAAATGCTAACTTATTTGGCCTTATAAAGGAACACATTAAGGGATTGGACTTTGAGTTAAATTATgagtactagagaacttattaAAGTAACTTATAACATAATCTATACAGAACTTTGCTTTGGCTTTAATTGGGTTCTCCACTAGTGGACCGATTGGTCTCTCAGAATAGTTGGTccttgatttgattttatattttgttataaaattagcttatacataagcgcttATGTGATGAATACTTATATAACTAGTACTTAATTAAGCTGTATGTTTGATTATGTCGTTTGTTGCAGTTGACTGCATTGACTGCGCTGCTGATGCATCGGTTGTTAGTGCTGTGAATGAAGGAATTCAAGCTGCAAAAGACATCTTATGCTGCCATAGAAGACCATGGGTGATGATCAGTGTTAATGATGATAAAGATCTTCATTTTCGCAAAGCCGGTAAGACAGTTCTTATACAACATACATCCGAAATCTTATGACATGGTTTAGAGGACGATGACATTCGCAATGAATCTTCATTTGCAGTAACCTTATCCATGTATGCAAAACATAGTGCCATATGATTCATCTGGTTTATGtgcaattttaattaattataaagcTTAATCTATGCTTAGTGTGACAATTCGCTTAATATATGCTTAGTGTGACAATTAATGAAGGTTTTTAGCAATTCCGTCTTAACACAGAATTTGATCCGGAGGACTGTCCAGCCGACTGTTCACGCCCTTGTGAAAATGTGTGTCCTGCAAATGCAATCTCATTCCAAGAGAAATCTACTTTAGGAATTTCATATAATACCGAAGCATCAAGAGTAATGAAGGTAATTTTTACTCGATTTTACTTAAAacctcagtttttttttaacataaacaTGTAAGCCATCTTATAAATCTTGTTTCGTTCAATTGGCTTGAACGTGCAGGACGGTGTCATAACGGAACGCTGTTATGGCTGTGGTCGATGTCTTCCAGTTTGCCCATATGATAAAATAAGTATAATATTTTCTTAGATTTTTCTCTTAATTATTCGTTTCAGATACATTTAGATGCTATCTCTTTTgatattattcaattttttaaacaataaataCTTTTCGTATCGATCCAGGAGAGGTAACGTATGTTAGGGATGCTATTACAACTTCTGATTTGATCAAGAGAAATGATGTTGATGCTATAGAGATACATACAAGTGGAAGGTAATGAAggattttgaaattatttagcAGATTATATGAAAAGATCAAACTTCAGTTTTCACTAATGTGAGATATGTTATTTCTATTATGTTTTATTGATCGTTCTAAATACATTTCATTGTGCGAATATGATGCTTCTATTTCTATAGACAGAGTAGACAGTTCGAAGAACTCTGGCGTGCTTTAGGAGATTCGGTACAAAATTTGAAGCTAGTAGCCGTAAGTCGAGCCTTCTTCAATATTTAAGCGGTTAATAATactttataagttattttcatttgattcAACAATTTATGATTAAAATGATCCAGGTTAGTTTACCTAATGTTGGAGATTCGACAATATCATCTATGAACAAAATGTTCTCGATTATGAAACCAAATCTTAAAAGCTTCAACTTATGGCAGGTGTGGCCTTTCTCTCTTTTAACCAAACTtaacaataaatttttataagccAAATTCTATTACATATTACTTTTAACAAATTAATCTTTGCCTTGTATAAACACTAGTTAGACGGCCGTCCAATGAGTGGCGATATTGGTAGAGGAGCAACTAAGGAGTCAATAGCCTTTGCTGTTCAATTAGCTCAAGCAAAAGATAGACCTCCCGGTTTGTATTAATTCAATTTATGGTTCTTTTAAAACCTTCACGGGTAgtttatcatatcatgtctctCTTATCCTGGTCATCCAATACCAATAGGCCTTCGGGCTCTATCATATGATTTAACTAACGTTTCATTCCCTTAACATTGTAGGATTTCTTCAACTTGCTGGTGGAACTAATGCTCACACAATTGAAGGGTTGAAAAGAGAAGGACTCTTTCAAACAACAATCAGTCCATCTAATCCATCGTGTGCTTTAATTAGCGGCATAGCTTATGGTGGCTACGCGCGAAAGGTAAAACAATTCATGTCTGATTATTCATTTTTCATTCTGTTTCTGTTCTTAATTTTCTATGGTTAGATAAAAGAATAGATGTGAGTTATATTATGTGAAATTAACATGCTATTCTTCCCAATTTTACTATTTGCACCCATTTAATTCAGATTGTTGGTAGAGTATTGAGATCCATGCAATCCCAACATGGTGGAGCTGCTTCAATTGAGGATCATCCTGAGCATCTCTTAATGGCTCTAAGGGAAGCACTTGCTTTGGTTGGACCTGTTAAATGTCTATAATATtaataggagaatgttaacatgtgcatatatggcacatgttaaggtagtaaaaatagaaattatgctttaaaatttgtgcattttaacttttcaagcattaaatgtcttgtatcattaaatgtgaAATTTCTATATTAGGATATTTTAtaatgtgccctatatgcacatgttaacaagaccctaaaaTACCTAAGAATACCAACTTTTGGGACTCAAAAGCATAAAAAAGTTGGTATAATTTTGCATATTTTAACAAGATGAGTCAAAATTGCTTTTTGTGGTATAGAACTTTTGGCACTTACTTTGATCATTTTAACAATGTTATCATTttgtttgttcaaaaaataatgctgaaattttttcaatttaaccCGATTAATTTAATCATTTTGGCACTTAATTATAGTGGTGACTAAATGAGTTCTTCTCTCCTAATCGAACTTTCTTCATATATTGTAAGAGTCGAAGATCGAACTCCTAACTACTTGATTAAAAAGCTCAACACCTTTAGTTACTATCCCATTTGAATCAATTCAATTGGTACGTACTATCACCTCATAAATTGTTGCGCCTGCGCCCTTTTAATCCACGAACGTGGAGACCCATAAAACAACATCCTTGGTCTCCCATAATCAACACAAGAGCCCCTTAACAAAAAATGGGAACCATGTTTAGATGCGATACAATCGCGGCACCATCAAGTAGGACCATTTCTTTTGATTGTGCCAATATATAGAAGAACTTAAAAATTTGAAAGCTATCAATTCCACTGTCTACTAGTATATGATCTATCTAGAGTTAGAGTTTTACTCTACATGAATGAATTGACCTAACATTAAAAAGTGACATTTAAAAAATTCGAACTTAAAATATTGAGATAATGCACTCCAAAATTTTAAGTCTTCACCAACAACATTCCACCGAGTATAATATTTACAAtttcaaaaacattttttagttttaatttgaAGTTTACGCCAGCAAGCAACGATGCTTGGGTTGGGGCCATAATTGTACTAACACTGATTTTTATGGTTCAACATATTTTCGTTCCCAACAATTGAAGTCGAGCACACTTCCACGAATTATAGGTATATCAGCCAATAACCAGCCAACAACTCTTCCCTTTGATGAATTGGTCAAagaaatttggactaaatataagagaaaattggtcaaagaaagttgatgtatttggttaagaatttggactaaatacatcaacttttgttgaccaattttcccttatattttgggacggggGGAGTACTACtactttacataaaaaaaaaatatatataaataaatatacttttttccgtaataaaatataagaaaaatttggttaaaaaaattgatatatttggttaaaaatttggactaaatacatcaactttgtttgacctgttatgaaatataagtagtagtaataatatataagtatagaggagagaagaagagaagagagaaagaatagagattgtattattctcatcaaggtgtgtctttacatgacaatacaagtcatatttataggacaatataatgggccaGTGGAATGGATCAATGCTTAATGGACATTCactaaattattcataacactcctccttggatgtccatcgaggatatgcctcgttaaaaccttactagagaaaacccattgggaaaaaatcctagtgaaggaaaaaaagtacatcatcctttgtgtgtgaactgcctcattaaaaaccttaccaggaaaaacccagtgggacaaaaccatggttaagggaaaaagagtgcagaacatatttatatctccccctcataaagacaattatatatgagatgaagaaaatcaaataatcttatgtagttgtagtagttgctcaaaagttttacttgaagcTGACTTTATAGAAAGACATGTCTTATCTTCTTTATCATATAATCTtctccaaatatgtagtttgtgcaattattttcatgttgaatcgttgcaagaaccctttagaagaaaactcacaaattcttgtatcTGATGAATGACACACTTCAACcaaatcacattcttgatttATCTTCTATTCTCCTCAACTTtcctctcattttttttcttcatgatattgttattgttgtttgtttcatagatctccatgagtaattgtacttcttcatgtgaacatatagtttgtttgtgatctatacctttacgaggattaaacaaattacctgcatatctaaaataacaaaatatatacttgatgatatattgacaacaaataataggtcCATAATGTATTTGGCCCCAATTGAACTAAAAtgtggtacttcaggaccaattagttcttcatcatttactcgaactctaaaatattcttcaaatacttattttgtaagaaatgacaatatttcaAGCTCTTAAGGAGTctcttgatgatatttttatcatcaacatagatagataaaaaaaattcattgccaaatattttcttaaaatgaacaaagatcattttcatatttctcacttggaaatattcaacaagaatattatacaacatgcatatatattgctCGAGTATTTtaaggagacttattcatgtttattaagtcacATTTCCAATAGTTTGGTATATGTGTCtcacgaaaattaaatccttttgggattttcatataattatcaagtgagatgattttcatgtaatcatcattattaagtgagccattcaaatacatatactaaacttaatcaattataaagaagTTCTGAATTCACTTCAAGTGAATATGCCTCTTGAAAATTAATGATAGACGTTTATCATTATTCTTTAATAATGagtcaaactttaaatatttgtatattttcttttctcaaatagtttgaaatgtatgtctcgtggaaattaaatccttcaaggagttttatataattcacactaacaagtgagccatacaaatatattgtgacacatttttcaaataaattgaattttccatgtgttaataaacttaatcaagtaagactTAATTAAGTAagagaaggattttgatttcacttcaggtgaatatttctcttcacattcaatggcaaacttttaccaatatgcttgaataaaaaaatcaagcttttaatgtttgtatgtcaacattttctattcacacgaaaattaattcgtatctatcatgttttacatcttcaggtgtatggactgctggtccaaaaatcttcactttgcaaagtgactttaattacgtagcaattgcgttttcatttagacaatcattgtctataattctcaatagaatttagttcatgatcctcattaactTTTTCACaaatagcgctatattatatataaaatatcgtcaacgttgacttcctttcggttccatcatattccattcgtgacataattttcattcatgacataattcgtcgagatctctttattatcataaattttaggtacctgagaagttcttctggaacttataactcaattatgtcaaatactcttttgacagtttcatatcctcacttgggtcatctttctttttagctcattttcttatttgaggatttttatcgtTGGAACCGACTGATCTACCACACTTCAGGGTGGTTAATACTGATTTGCAAaataagattgtccaacagggacatccattttgtttggagcattagcagctaatagttgatttcataaattttgcaaatgatttatattttgaacatttgattcaaactatgaggatcaatgtgagataataacattaatttatttcaagtgatttatttgaacttctggttcatatttttcagctgcttattctctcccctaatattgggaaaattaattcatcacttgaaaatcagcctacagggctgtaaataattctccaatttttggctcaagatgatttataatagatggagattcatatcaaatacattttcccaatattctttaagaacagtttaaatgcattctattggagcaatttcacatacacaacacatccaaaaatgcttatatgggaatcatgtttataaacaaagttcaaattgtaaattaggggagaacttataataactagttggcttgatgagaattagtatctcaatattcatgtttgaatgttcccaaaatataaattagaagttatgatctcataagtatcagtcATGTAATTACTTTAGACggctaaagaatggatcttcaagtccattttttgtatgatcatattctatttgatatcgatttcaattgacatacgatacttatcaaatattttctaagaatttagaaaatgagatcctagcaaaactatttgaaaaaacaaactcacaaacttctggttgtgagtaaacatgcatgtgaccaatttagttgatgcatcaattcaagtcacaaaatatctaaatggtcaaaaatctcaaattatcaatttcttttgggaattagtaaccaataaaaattattagaatgaaggaacttcaggcccttcactatatatttatagtttttttttcgcatcataataaatccgggatgacccaaccggtattgccaacaataaatttaatatgatttgtaaacttctggtttacaataatttgtgcttcaattgcactattatatataaaagtgtagtataaacttctggtttataactttttcattacacTTACTTTATTCAAAATATGCGTGGTAATATATAGAGATATTCAGCATCTCTTCATTTCTTGTTCCatattgatattcatatatgaatgaCAAGAAGATTATACTTATGCAATTAATTGGTCTGCAAATCAACATCTCCCTTATTATTGGGCTGAATTGTTACTATTGTCATTTATGTCCGTTtaaaaatgtttcatcaaattAGCGAGTGAGTGCCCTTACCAATCATTggtacatttatataaatgagctCCAAGCAAACTTCAGGTTGCCACTCGAATTCTTCCTCGCAAATGGAGCCAATAAATTTTGATGACTTTACAAGTCATCTCAAATAGCCACAAATCAACAGCAaaccaatatataataataaaaaaatataataataaatcaatgcaaGGATAATTTAATACTCAATTGTCTTAATAAttcctcaaaataataatttcaataacagtTTGCAAGTGAGCATTCAAATAACAAcaagacaatataaaatttacaaaatatttacaaatattcacataaataacatttggtgtaataattatcataaaaaaacatttggtataataattaacaaaattgagcctaaaatgaatttccaaatagaacactttaacaaaataattaacattagtgttacaacttttaaagtaaaaaagagtttctcatataatattttaggctcaaatcgtaagattatatagtttaaaattatatatgattctcagttctcacattcaatcaacaccaaatatttaaaaatttcacaaaataaattcaaatcccataaaccaaggatatgatattaatattaaacaaatattcttgaattgaatatatatatatatatatatatatatataaaatattctgggtataaattataattaaatttatttccaaaagaaaatagatatgcttaaggtatgaattataattttatttcctaaagaaaaaaatatcaattaaattgatttattatggaagaaaaatatttccttaataagacacaattcataccttaagcattgtgtaacgacccatttttcgtattcgtatattttattaaatgttattttatttattaattggcttttattattttagtgagcgacgaataattatttagccgatcgtaagttattaggcgcgagaaccttgttttgggcttaaaggggcgtgagaggcatgggcctaagccatttgggcttggttcatgaccatgagaagtagtataagtagcaagtcaaacatatgaatagtatcataaatccatttctttgagtttgagtgagtagaagcaagatagagcaagagctagggttttggctaagagaaagcttgagcaagagaaggcttggatcatcatctttgcttaaggtaagagattagaattcatgattcttgagtggtaaggagaggggagattgtctatgtctccgttcccgaactctcccactcaatttcttttagattttgattaagcttttgtatgtgagtatgatgttcttcatcatcactttgtatgtgttaatcactagtttgatttcatgaaaaatatgtatgtgtttggatcatttttggaaagtttatgaaagttacttaaaacccaagaaattgccatgattttgattgttagaggtatttggatgtttggaagggatgattaatgttccttgataccatatatgttcgaaatggctgtttatatgaatttataacatgtttgggtgaatttttgagttgatttaaggttaaaccgccttagataactcaagaacagatattctgttctggtgtggttcgctaagcgaccaggagttcgctgtagcgaacaggttcgctgaagctcgccaatgctcgccatgagcaggtgacttccgggtgaggttcgcttaggctcgctaagccttcgctcagcgaatagttcgttgaagctcgccaatgctcgccatgagcaggttacttcctggtgtggttcgccatgtctcgctaaggcttcgcttagcgaaggcctctgtgacagcaattcttgttgatgtttgtaagtgtgattaggcacttgtaacatggtttaagggtatccttacatgattgttgatacatgttgatactgttaatgcttattgttcatcattatatgattgataaacgtgtatgcaataagttgtagcttaatatgagcaatgttatgttttggcattaatttgcaatgttaagtgaatgtgttaggattgtgttcccgcattcataaaagagtagcttcgagctagagaatatcatatggttgatatgtgtatgcatacatgcattcatgattgtatgtgaacattggaaacttgggttccaataacgaaaatggattatgtgtccataatgaagccgaggatcggattagatgaatccatgagtccagagctgctatccaacaggatataaaactgttttggcttatccaagggagataagatggttcggtaagttccgacatatccagcatgatataaaactgttcttggtccaccgttggtgagacatcttggtaccacatgcatttagttatgtctagggatggcatgacagtgaattaattggcattagataccttagggtaaatgcgcatatgtttgataaatggtacgtgacattatttggttgaattgtgttgaactttattaattgataatcgtttagtgcgatgttttggcgtgagttagaatatgtatgatgtagttcgaaagtgtaaggtctttcttatgctcgtatgatatgcgattatgttttctaactctctgctttgtgttatttgctggacctttgggggttcagatattcaggctgaggattgtgccgacgtttagactgctgttctagcgtggtgttgaagtaccttttggtgaggagacttagcatagattactcctcttagtactagcttttgactagagtttgtaaatagtgaatgctctggtaatgtaacatcgagtcggggattacgcttggatttcatcgtatatcggtgttacctttttgttatgctagttcttgtataagtgacatccttagggatgaatatggcttatgtatatatatatgtatatatatgcatgcttggtttgattggaatccgctgttgcttttcatgttaaatttcatgctgctctgtgtgtatgcttgtgttttaattaccgcgtggcactctgcctttacacttgttgaaaagtttttaaaattacgtttttaagggtagtatgggttagggtgttacaatagtggtatcagagcaggtcggttcgtgtgaaccaattaggacttttcttttccccgtatgagcatgtgtagggaacactgttagtactttctaacgtctagttgtgattcgttcaggaatcatggctgctgcgagaacgaatgctcagattgcggaggctttggccgcactcaccaacattgtggttagagatcaccaacctggaagagaggtagagatgaggttggaacggttcatgaagcagaaaccgccaacatttaccggaggttacaacccggatggagctcacaagtggctggaggaacttgagataatttttgaagcaatggattgttccgaggaagggaagacaacccttgggacatatgtgttgcgtgaggaagcgaacgtgtggtggaagaacgccaagttgaggctaggacccggtggtatggctataccatgggcaatgtttaaaagagaattt from Trifolium pratense cultivar HEN17-A07 linkage group LG5, ARS_RC_1.1, whole genome shotgun sequence encodes:
- the LOC123887062 gene encoding uncharacterized protein LOC123887062, with the translated sequence MASLRFFCTTNISAVSTQHKVKNNNKCVLHQKVKNLINNTLELPSISSSSTTPIESLHKGNWVKLICGASFEDVVDIRNLSLVYTLAGVDCIDCAADASVVSAVNEGIQAAKDILCCHRRPWVMISVNDDKDLHFRKAEFDPEDCPADCSRPCENVCPANAISFQEKSTLGISYNTEASRVMKDGVITERCYGCGRCLPVCPYDKIREVTYVRDAITTSDLIKRNDVDAIEIHTSGRQSRQFEELWRALGDSVQNLKLVAVSLPNVGDSTISSMNKMFSIMKPNLKSFNLWQLDGRPMSGDIGRGATKESIAFAVQLAQAKDRPPGFLQLAGGTNAHTIEGLKREGLFQTTISPSNPSCALISGIAYGGYARKIVGRVLRSMQSQHGGAASIEDHPEHLLMALREALALVGPVKCL